The following nucleotide sequence is from Kiritimatiella glycovorans.
TATGCAGCAGAGCCACCCTTTTTTCGACCTATTTGAAGCGCCGCGCCGGGAGGAGCTGGCCCACGCCATGCGCGTCCGCAATCTCAGGGAAGGCACCACCCTTTTCGAGGACGGAGAGGTCGCGACGGAATTATATCTCCTCTTTTCGGGCCATATTCACCTCTCCAAGCAGGACCAAAACGGGCGGGCGTGGATCCTGGCCGAGGTGGGACCCGGAGAGTATTTCGGGGAGTTCGGCGTGTTCGACGGCGCCCCCCGCAGCGCCCGGGCCGCCGTTATCGTGTCTTCCTGCGTCGGGGTCCTGGACCGGGAATGCGTCCTCGACGCCGTCCGCAAATCGTCCGCCGCGACGGCCCTCGACCTCATGACCCACCTGACCCGCAAATTGCGCACGGCCAACGATTATTACCTCAGGGAGCGTATCCGCGAGGAGCGGCTGGCTATGATGGGGCGGACGCTCAACATGATCGCGCACGATCTGCGCAACCCCCTCGCCGCAATCTCCATGGCGGCGGAATGCCTGCTCAGATCCGCGGACGGCGGGGAAAACGAATATTACGGTCAAACGATTGTCGAAAATTCCGAGCGGATTCACAGCATGATCGAGGATCTCATGGACTTCGCGCGCGGTGAACACCGGCTGACGGTTACATCCTTCCGGCTGAAACCGTTCCTTGATTCGGTGGCGGAGACTTACCGCAGCCGGGCGGAGCAGTGCGGAGTGACGCTGGACGTGGAGGCGCCCGAAGTCGAAGTGCGCGGCGATGAGCGCAAGCTGAGGCGTGCGGTTCAGAATCTGGTCTCCAATTCACTGCAGGCTTCGCCTTCCGGAACCGCAGTGAAAATCAATGCCCGCAAACGCGCATGGGGCTACACCATCCGGGTTGAAGACGAGGCCGGGGGCATTCCGGAAGAACTGCGCCAGCACCTGTTCGACCCGTTCGTCACACGCGGGAAAACCGGCGGGCAGGGACTCGGTCTCGCCATCGTTCAGTCCCTGGTCCGTGCGCACGGAGGGTCGGTCTCCTGGGAGGAAACGGCGAAGGGCACGCGCTTCCGCGTGGACGTCCCCTCCGACCCGGAATCCTGACCGGTCCGATACGACCGCCCTTTTCGGGTTCAACGTTCCTCGGCCCGGGTGGGAAGATTCCATTCCCCGATACGGCGCGTTACGGTTTTTTTCGGGGGAGCATCCTCGACGGGCCTGTACAGATCCGGAACCTGCTCCCGCAGGTGAGCCTCCACGGTCTGAATGGTCGGGCCGTAGCCGTCGGCGTAAATAAACTCCTCGAGGGCGCGCGCCGCATCGGCCGTCCGCGCGTAGCGATGTTCCGGGTCCGGGGCGAGGAGGCGCCGCAGGATCGACTCCAGCGCCGCCGGCGTACCGGGAGGAAGACGGTTCCAGGGCGGCTCCACCCGCAGAAAATCGTCGCGCGCGGGGGTCATGTTCCCGGGCCGCACGGTAAAACCGGAAAGCATCTCGAAGAGTACCGCGCCGAGCGAATACTGGTCGGAGCGGAAATCGAGGGGATGGCAGGCGGCCTGCTCGGGCGACATGTAGGGGACCTTCCCCGTGATCCAGTTGTCGCCCATGACGCTGTTCGAACTGGCCTTGGCGATGCCGAAGTCCGTGAGTTTCGCCAGCCCTTCGGAACTGACCAGGATATTCCGCGGGCAGACATCGCGATGGACGATGTCCAGCTCTCTGCCGCGGCGGTCGCGGAACTCATGGGCGTAGGCCAATCCCCTGGCGACTCGGCTTGCGGTGTGGACGGCCAGATCTTCCGGAATCCGCTCTTCTTCCGTACGCAGACAGGCCATCCAGTCGCGCAGCGACAGACCGTGCACGTATTCCATCACCATGAAATAGTCGCCGTTGTCCAGCCGGTCGAAGTGATAGATCTGGACGATATTTTCATGGACGAGGTCGCACACCAGTCGGGCCTCTTCGAGGAAAAGGCGCATCATACGCTCATCGCCCTCGTGCGCCGGGCGCAGCCTCTTGACGGCGACGCGCTTGCGGAACCCCTCGCCGCCGCATTGAAACCCCTCGTAGACGGCGCTCATCGCACCTTCGGCGATCTCCCGCACCAGCTCGATACGCGTCTCGTGCACAATGACGTCCGGCTCATTCATCGGCATCCAGCGCTTCCGCCAGTCCGGGGGTGCCGAACGTGAACCCCCCGTCTTCCAGCGTCTTCGGTACGGCCCGCACGCTCGCGAGGAGCATTTCCCTGGCCATGTCGCCGGCCGCAAGTTTCAGCAGCGGGGCGGGCGCCGAGGTGACAAAGGGGCCGCCGGTGCGTTCCCTGAGCCGTTCCGCCCACTCCGTGTTTCGAACGGGGTTCGGGGCCGCGGCGTTCACCACCGGCCCGACTTCAGGGTGGTCGAGCAGCCAGAGGGCGGCGCGCACGGCGTCCGCCAGCCCGATCCAGCTCATGAACTGGCTCCCGGAGCCGAGGCGGACGGGAAGGCCGAACCGGGCCGCCCGCAGCATCGGCGGCAGGGCCCCTCCCCGTCCCGAGAGCACGATGCCGAAGCGCATGCGGGCCACGGCGACGCCGGCGTCTTCGGCGGGCGCCCAGGCGTCTTCCCACTCTTGGCAGACGGTCGCAAGAAAGCCTTCTCCGGGCGGCGCGGACTCATCCAGTTCCTCGTCGCCCCGGTCGCCGTAATATCCGACGGCGGAGGCCGACACGATACGGGAGGTCTTCAGGGAGCCCTCCGCCACGGCCGCGGCCAGCAGGCGCGCGCCGTTGACACGGCTGTCCCGGATGCTCCGCCTCCGGTTCTTCGTCCATCGCCCCGCCACAGGGGTGCCCGCGAAATGTACCACGGCGTCCGCCTCCGGCCAGCGGCCCGGACCGGCCCCCTCTTCCGGCGACCAGGTGAGGTCGCCGCTTCCAGCGCGATGGCTCATGAGCATGACGCGGTCGCCGCGTGAACGCAGGGCGCGTGTCACCGCACTCCCGATCAGTCCGCTGCCGCCCGTCATCAGAACGTTCATGCCGTCACCCGGATATGAATCAGCAGCAGCACCATCGCCGCCGCGATTTCGATCCACCCCATGCGCGCAAGGCGGATCATGGGGATCCTCTCCTGCCAGCGATCCGACATCAGCACCCCCAGGGATCCGTCGATCAGCAGCAGGATCACCGTCCATATGCGGATCGTCTCAAGCATCATTCATCCCCGCTCACCGTGATCACCACCGTTCGGCGGCGGGGTTTGACGTCGCACTCCAGATGAAAAATCTGCTGCCAGGTTCCGAGTTCGGGGACCCCGCCGGAAAGGGGCACCGTGAGCGACGGGCCCTGCATCGTCGCCTGGAGGTGTGAATGACCGTTGCCGTCGTGCCAGGCGCGCTCGTGCCCGTAATGGCGCGAGGGCGGGACCAGCCTTTTCCAGACCGCCGGGAGATCCTCCTGCAGTCCGGGCTCGAACTCGACGGTACCCACCGAGGCCGTGCTCCCGATGTTGAAGATATGGATCAGACCTTCCCGGACACCCGAATTCCCGGCAATCCGCTTTACCTCGGGGGTGAGATCGTGCATGTCTCCCTCACCCGACGTCTCGACCTCGATTCGTTCCCGGTACATGGATGCCCCCCTCAAAGCGGGATGCGTCCGCGACATGCGGCCCCCCGCGTCCTTACAAAAACTCACTCAGCCTGAAAATAGGATGAAAAGCCTGCCGAACAAACCCCAAAAAACTAAAAATCGCGGGCTGCGCTTTCTTCCGGGAAAGGATGTTCCACGATATCCGGCACCTCTCCCTCCGACTTTCCCGCGACGGCCAGGGCATAGCCCGGCGAACCGGCCAGTGTGCGACACCACCATAAGGCGCCCCCGGCATCCGGCCCGTGGAATGCCTTCATGATCGCGGAGGGATCGCCCGGGCGGTTGGCCCACAGCCCGCGTCCCCGCGCCTTGGTCAGGGCCTCCCAACGCACCCACCACTCGAAGAACGCCCGCCCGGACCACGCTCCGCCCCCGGCCTCCGGACCGAACAGGCGTCGTCCAAGACGATCCGTATCGAGTTCCGGCCGCACCCTTTCAATATCGATCCCCACCGGATCACGGAAACTCGCGATCATCACCCACCATCGGCTCGAATGGGAGAGGTTGAAATAGACCTCCTCCCCTGCGAGGCAGGGCTTCCCGTCCGGGCCGTATTTGAACCGGAATGACGCCGGTGCGCGGTCGAGAATCTCCCCGAGCACGGTGCGCAACCGGAAGCGGGAACAGGCGGCCGCACGGCGTACGGCGGGCACGCGCAGGCGGTCGAGTCGCCCGCGCTCATCCTCCGACAACGGTTCCCGAAGCCCGTTGAGCGGAGTCCCGCAGTCCAGCGGCGCGCGCCAGATGTGCCAGCAGCCGCGCCCACTCCCCGCTTCGGCGGATCTTGTCGTCTCGTCGCGATTCATGTTTAATGCTGTCCGGATGTTGCGCTCCGGTGATAGAGGTGCGCCGCAAACCCCGTACGATCGGATCGGCATGAACCATTTGCACAGAATCGGATTCGGCGCGCTGATAATGTATACGGTCGCACTTTTCGCCGTCGAGAAATTCACGTCGTTCGAGACGGTCTATCATTTCATGACCGACATCAAGGGGCCGGTGCCCTACTACGCGATCAATACCAGCTTGAGCACGTTCTTTCTGGGCGCGGCCTCCCTCCTGTTCCTCTTCCAGTGGTCGGCGACGCCCCGCAGCGGCCGCCGGGACCGCCGGGCACTTTTCGCGCTCGGACAGTGTTACCTCTTCGCGTTCCTGGCGCTGGACGACCGGCTGATGGCCCATGAGCATTTCGCCTGGATCACAGGCATTCATGAGATCTTCTGGTTCGGATCGGCGGCGCTGGCCGAAGCCGCACTGGTGCTGCTGCTGGCCGACGTGGCGAAGTGGCCGCGGCGCGCGGTACACTGCTTCGTCGGGGCCGTCGGCGCGTTCGGAATCATGATGCTGACCGACCTGTTCGTTCCCCGGATGCTGCTCTGGCGAATCTGCTTCGAAGATCTCGCCAAGCTGTGGGCGGCGGCGCTGCTGTTCATGTTCGCCTGGGAACTGACCCTGGAACGGATTACGCTCCGCAGGGAGCTGAAAGGGGAGCCGGATGAAAGTTCGTGAACTGATGCGCGCACTGTTCGTGCCCGCCCTGGCCGTCTCGGCCCTCTTCGCGGCGCTGACCTTTCTCAGTGCCTTCGCGCAGTCCACCGACGCGCCGGAATGGCTGCGCTTCCTGCTCGAACGGCTCGAACTGCGCGAGGAACGCACCATCGGCACCTGGTTCCAGAGTCTGCTCTTCATCGCGGCGGGGGCGGGCTGGTACCTGATCGGCCGTTCCCCGGAGACCGGCCTGAAGCGTGCATCGCGCGAGTATCTGCGCTTCTGCGCAGTGGTGATGCTGTTCCTTTCGGCGGATGAAATCCTCGCGATCCACGAATACCTCGGCTATCGCCTGGAAGTCGATGCGGGGCTCGGCCGCAATACGCCGCTCTACGGCATGGGATTCACGTGGGTGCTGATCTACATCCCCCTCGCCCTTACCGCCCTCGTTTTCCTCTCCCTCGTCTACCGCCGCCTCATCCGCCATCTTCCCAACTGCGGACCGCGCCGCAGGGCGAGGCGCATGCTCACCCTCACGTGGGCGCTTTTCATCTTTGTGTCCGGAGCGGAAATGCTGGAGGCCGCCATCTGGTACGAAGGCTTCAAGGCCTACCTGCTGCCCTGCTTCGAAGAGACCATGGAACTCGCGCTTCTGATGACGATCTGGCGCCTTAACCTCGTCATCGCAGAAGCGCGAGGTCTCTGAAGCTGGACCGGATTCAGTCCTGCAGCGGCTTGTGGCAGAACCACCAGTCGTAATGCTCGAACTGGCCGGCGTTTTCTTCCGCCGACTTGACATCCTTGGCGGGCGGCACGATCACGCGATCACCGATCAACTCGTTGTCCGGCCAGTTGGCGGGCAGGGCTCCCTGCGCATCCGAGGTCTGCAGGGCGCGGACCGTTCGGACGATCTCGTCGATATTGCGGCCCACCTCCTGGGGATAGTAGAGGATCGTGCGCACCATGCCTTCGCCGTCGACCACGAATACGGCCCTTACCGTGTTGGCGCCCTTGCCGGGATGCATCATCCCCAGCCGCAGGGCGATGTCCTCGGTGGCGGCCACTACGGGAAACTCGATCTCCACGTTCAGCTTCTCTTTAATCCACTGCACCCACTTGATGTGCGAAAAGACCTGGTCGACGGACATCCCGATCAGGCGGCAATTCATCTCGCGGAACCGGTCGATCCGCTTCTGAAAAGCCACGAATTCCGTGGTGCATACCGGCGTGAAATCCGCGGGATGACTGAACAGCACAAACCATTCTCCCTCCAGGTCATCGGGCAGATGCATCATCCCCTGCGTCGTGTTCACGCTCAGTGCGGGAAACCGCTCGCCCAGCGTCGGCATCGTGTACATATCTCCGTCCATTCTCTCTTCCTCCTTCGGCTCATTGCCTTTTTCTTGCTTCACCTGTCCGGCCTGCGTCCGCACAACCGCGGCACAGGCCGCTCCAAACCACCCTTCCCGAATGCACCTCGCCGACCCCGTCCGGGACGGACTTCATGTCGGGGGCCCCGACGTCCGGCACATCCAGGATACATCCGCACTGTTCACACACGAAATGACCGTGCGGAGCGACTGCGGCATCGAATCGGTACCGGCTGTCCGGGGTATCGATCCGCTGCACGAGCCCGCGCTGTTCAAGATTGGCAAGCACCCGGTAAACCGTATCCCGCGACAGGCCGGGCATACCGCGCCTGACCTGCCGGTAGAGCGTGTCCGCATCCGGATGGCTGTCCGAGGCGGCAACTGCGCGATAGACCGCCTCGCGCTGAGGCGTCAGCCTCCATCCGGTCCGGCGGCAGTGTTCGCGCAACCGCTGGATCCCCCGCTCCCGTTTTTCCGTACCTGCCGTCATCCTGCCCCGTTCCGAGTGTTTCGAACTTGTACTGATTAGGATTTATTCTTATTATGAGTATGAATCAAGAGACAAATGATAAAAAAAACGAACCCCGGCCCGGTACGCGGGGTCGAAGTGAGAACAGATCATGAGCGCAAAAAACATCCATCCGATGGTGGCCCCGGTCGTGCTGCTTCTGCTTGCGTGCCTGTTTCTTCTGACCGGCTCATCCCCACAGGAAAAAAGGATCGAGGAGGATACGATGAACCGGGCAGAAAATCCGATCGCCACATTCGCCGCGGGGTGTTTCTGGGGCGTGGAGGCCGAATTCCGCAGGATTCCGGGCGTCGTCGATACGGAGGTGGGCTATACCGGGGGGCACACGGAGAACCCGTCCTATCGCGACGTCTGTCGCGGCGATACCGGCCATGCCGAGGCGGTCAGGGTGTGGTACGACTCCTCCCGGGTCCGTTACCGCGATCTGCTCGACGTGTTCTGGAGGATTCACAATCCCACCACCCTCAACCGGCAGGGCGCGGACGTCGGTTCCCAGTACCGGTCGGCCATCTTCACCCATTCCCCCGAGCAGGAACGTGAAGCGCAACGCTCGCTTCAGAAGGAGGATCGTAATACGCGTCGGGACATCGTCACGCAGATCGAGCCGGCGGGACCCTTCTACCGCGCCGAGGAATATCATCAGCAGTACACGGAAAAACACGGCGGGGGATGCCATCTCTGATTCGCGGTTGATTTAATGCGGCACAATCGCATAATAGCAGCCAACAACCCAACAACCCAACAACCCAACAACCCAACAACCCAGCAACCCAACAACCCAGCAACCCAGCAACCCAAAACCCCACGGAGGGCAGCATGAAGAAGTCAGTGATCGTTTCCGCGGGACTTGCGGCCGTACTCGCATTCACGAGCGGCTGCTTTGTCTCCAGCCGTTCCGGGCAGGTTTATTCGCGCGATCAGGCGCGGCAGATCCATCAGGTGGAAGAGGGCACGGTCAAAGCGGTCCGGCCGGTGACGATTGAAGGCAGCCGCACGCCCGTGGGCGCCATTGCCGGCGGCGTACTCGGTGGCGCGCTCGGACGCAATATCGGTTCGGGCGGCGGACGCGATCTGGCCACGGCAGCGGGTGCCGTCGGCGGCGCGGCCGCAGGCGCGGCGGCCGAGCAGCAGCTCACGAAAAAGAAGGGGCTGGAAATTACCGTCGAACTCGACTCGGGCAGAAACGTGACGGTCGTTCAGGAGGCCGACGTCCAGTTCTCGCCCGGCGAACGCGTGCGGGTGCTGACCGCCGGTGACGGCAGCGCGAGGGTGACCAAGTAGAGCGCCCCGGCAGCGGTTCACCAAAGGAGTTTTGCGGACGGCCTTCTGCGGTCCAGCAGAATCCCTACCTTCACGCATGGGTTCGGCCTGCGTCTCTTGGGTAGGGCGTGATCTCCGAGCGCGCCGCTCTTCCGGACGGCCCGGAGGTCCGTCCCTACCTTCACGCACGGGTTCGGCGCTCCCCCCGAAAGAACAGGCCCGCCAGCACGATCATGATCGCCGCGTTGCGGATCAGCAGCACCCATCCGGTCTCCATCCCGCCCGTGGGATCGAAACACCCGCAGGGGATCGATTTGCCGCGCACGAGCAGGACGGTGACGGCCGCGGTGAACACCGTCATGAGACCGAGCAGCAGGAACAGCCCGGCGCGCCGGGTGTGAGAAAAAAATAGAGCGCCGCCGGCGAGGACTTCGATCCAGGGAATCCAGAGCGCGGCGGGGTTGACCGCCGCATCCGGCAGGAGCCGGTACCGGAAAAGGGCGCGCGCAAAGGCCGGAGGGTCCGCAATCTTCACCACCCCCGAGTAAAGAAAGAGCGTCGCCATGATCCACGCGACCAGGACCGCCATCCGACCTGCCGCGCCTGTTCCCTCCGGCATCCTCTTAATCTTCTTCATCCCCGGCTCCGGGCATCCTCTTCGCCTCCCCTCCCCGCTCCGCCCACGCCTCCATGCCCCCCGCGAAAACCGCGACACGGGTACAGCCGGAAGCGCGAAAGTCCAGCGCGGCACGCAGGGCATCTTCGCACCGCGACCCCGAGCAGTAAAACACCAGCCGGTCTCCGGAGGCGCATAACGCGAGTTTCCCTTCCGGCTGCCGGGGAACCGGAACCGCGCCGGGAAGGTGCCCGCGGCGCCCGTCCTCACATGGACGGACATCCACGAACGTGACCCCGTCGCGGCCGATCCAACGTTGCACCTCTTCGACGCCGACGACGTCGAGACCCGCGTCCAGGGCGCGGCGGTCCACCGGTCCTTCGTCCCGCACCGGAGAAAGCGGTTCGCTGCGTACCGCGTTCGACACCACGGCACACAGAACAGAGGCCAGCAGCAACAGCCCGGCCTGGCGCAGGTCGTAGCGGTTCATCGGGAATACGATCATCAGCAGGACTCTTTTTGAGATCGACGCCCCTCAGCGCGGTTCGAGTATCACGTACGTCGGCAGCCCCTTGACGTCCAGCTCGTCCAGCACCGCCTTCGTGGCCGGCGCCGAGGGGTCCTCCGCCTGGTAACGGATCATCTCGAACCTCCGGAGCGCCTCTTCCACGCGCTCCTCTTTGAACGTCGTCTCCTCCATCGCCGTGCAGTTCTTGCACCACGTAGCCCAGAAATCGATCAGGACCGGACGACCCCCGCGCAGGGCCGTCCTGAGTTGTTCAGCCAGGGCGCGGTTCTCCGCGGCCGGTGCGGCTTCCGCACCCGTCTCCGCCGCCGCCAGCGACGATGCACGCTGCTGCCATAACCGGTACCCCGTGTACCCGTAGTAGAGCGCCAGCCCGAGGATCAGGACGCCGAACAGGTTGCGCACCACGGTCATCCATCCCCCCGGTTTCGGAAGGAACGAGAGGCCGGCGCCCGCAAACGGCCAGGGCAGCGCCATACCGAGTCCGAGCGCGAACGGGAGGAACAGGCCGATTCCGATCCCGCCCGCATAAAGATCGCCGGCCAGCAGCAGCACCGCCAGCACGACCGGGGCCACACACGCCCCCGCGAGCAGCGCGGCCACGGCCCCCATGCCGAGGGCGGCGAAATAGCGCGCCGCGCCGTGGCGTCCGCCCGCCGCCGGCCCGCTTTTCTGAAAACGCGAGAGATCGATGGTGAACACATCGAACATCGCCAGGGCCAGCACCAGGAAGAGCACGGCGATCGCGACATTGAACACGGGCGAAGCGTTCAACGTGCCGAACTGCGAACCGGTCAGCACCACCAGCAACCCGAGTGCGCCGTAGACCAGGGCGATCCCCAGCCCGTAGGTTCCGCCGAGCAGAAATCCCTGCAGCCTGGAACCCGCCCGGGCGCCCGCACCGATGATGGCGAGATTGACCGGGATCACCGGCAGCACGCACGGGGTGAGATTCAGCGCCGCCCCCCCGACCAGGATCAACACCAGCGTCCATCCCCAGCCGAACGTCTCGAAGAACGACCGCGGCGAGGAAAGAAACGTCCCCCAGGCCCCCTTTTCCTCTTCCGCCAGCGCCCCTTCTTCGCGCAGGAATTCAAGAAACGGATCCGGTTTCATGTAGCCCACCGCGCGCTCCCGTTCGCGAAACTGTTCGAGCGCTGCGCGCCACGGGCTTCCGTCATCCGCCCCCGCCTCCGCCGGCGCCCCGGCGGGATCTGCCCCGCCCTCCAGTGCGAGATCGACGGTGACCGGCGGGAAACACACTTTGTCATTACAGCCGAACAGATCCACCTCCAGAGCGCCGCTCCCCGGATACGGAACCGTCAGGCTGAAGGACTCCTTGTACACGCGCTTCCGCTCGCCCGTGAACGGGTCCTCAGCCATGACCGGGTCGGGGGCCTCCAGCGGCTTGAGCGCCGCGCCGCCCCTCTCCCGAACCGCGAACTCCTTCG
It contains:
- a CDS encoding ATP-binding protein; amino-acid sequence: MQQSHPFFDLFEAPRREELAHAMRVRNLREGTTLFEDGEVATELYLLFSGHIHLSKQDQNGRAWILAEVGPGEYFGEFGVFDGAPRSARAAVIVSSCVGVLDRECVLDAVRKSSAATALDLMTHLTRKLRTANDYYLRERIREERLAMMGRTLNMIAHDLRNPLAAISMAAECLLRSADGGENEYYGQTIVENSERIHSMIEDLMDFARGEHRLTVTSFRLKPFLDSVAETYRSRAEQCGVTLDVEAPEVEVRGDERKLRRAVQNLVSNSLQASPSGTAVKINARKRAWGYTIRVEDEAGGIPEELRQHLFDPFVTRGKTGGQGLGLAIVQSLVRAHGGSVSWEETAKGTRFRVDVPSDPES
- a CDS encoding serine/threonine-protein kinase, with the translated sequence MPMNEPDVIVHETRIELVREIAEGAMSAVYEGFQCGGEGFRKRVAVKRLRPAHEGDERMMRLFLEEARLVCDLVHENIVQIYHFDRLDNGDYFMVMEYVHGLSLRDWMACLRTEEERIPEDLAVHTASRVARGLAYAHEFRDRRGRELDIVHRDVCPRNILVSSEGLAKLTDFGIAKASSNSVMGDNWITGKVPYMSPEQAACHPLDFRSDQYSLGAVLFEMLSGFTVRPGNMTPARDDFLRVEPPWNRLPPGTPAALESILRRLLAPDPEHRYARTADAARALEEFIYADGYGPTIQTVEAHLREQVPDLYRPVEDAPPKKTVTRRIGEWNLPTRAEER
- a CDS encoding TIGR01777 family oxidoreductase; its protein translation is MNVLMTGGSGLIGSAVTRALRSRGDRVMLMSHRAGSGDLTWSPEEGAGPGRWPEADAVVHFAGTPVAGRWTKNRRRSIRDSRVNGARLLAAAVAEGSLKTSRIVSASAVGYYGDRGDEELDESAPPGEGFLATVCQEWEDAWAPAEDAGVAVARMRFGIVLSGRGGALPPMLRAARFGLPVRLGSGSQFMSWIGLADAVRAALWLLDHPEVGPVVNAAAPNPVRNTEWAERLRERTGGPFVTSAPAPLLKLAAGDMAREMLLASVRAVPKTLEDGGFTFGTPGLAEALDADE
- a CDS encoding secondary thiamine-phosphate synthase enzyme YjbQ, which produces MYRERIEVETSGEGDMHDLTPEVKRIAGNSGVREGLIHIFNIGSTASVGTVEFEPGLQEDLPAVWKRLVPPSRHYGHERAWHDGNGHSHLQATMQGPSLTVPLSGGVPELGTWQQIFHLECDVKPRRRTVVITVSGDE
- a CDS encoding 4'-phosphopantetheinyl transferase family protein — its product is MNRDETTRSAEAGSGRGCWHIWRAPLDCGTPLNGLREPLSEDERGRLDRLRVPAVRRAAACSRFRLRTVLGEILDRAPASFRFKYGPDGKPCLAGEEVYFNLSHSSRWWVMIASFRDPVGIDIERVRPELDTDRLGRRLFGPEAGGGAWSGRAFFEWWVRWEALTKARGRGLWANRPGDPSAIMKAFHGPDAGGALWWCRTLAGSPGYALAVAGKSEGEVPDIVEHPFPEESAARDF
- a CDS encoding peroxiredoxin yields the protein MDGDMYTMPTLGERFPALSVNTTQGMMHLPDDLEGEWFVLFSHPADFTPVCTTEFVAFQKRIDRFREMNCRLIGMSVDQVFSHIKWVQWIKEKLNVEIEFPVVAATEDIALRLGMMHPGKGANTVRAVFVVDGEGMVRTILYYPQEVGRNIDEIVRTVRALQTSDAQGALPANWPDNELIGDRVIVPPAKDVKSAEENAGQFEHYDWWFCHKPLQD
- a CDS encoding Fur family transcriptional regulator, which translates into the protein MTAGTEKRERGIQRLREHCRRTGWRLTPQREAVYRAVAASDSHPDADTLYRQVRRGMPGLSRDTVYRVLANLEQRGLVQRIDTPDSRYRFDAAVAPHGHFVCEQCGCILDVPDVGAPDMKSVPDGVGEVHSGRVVWSGLCRGCADAGRTGEARKRQ
- the msrA gene encoding peptide-methionine (S)-S-oxide reductase MsrA translates to MNRAENPIATFAAGCFWGVEAEFRRIPGVVDTEVGYTGGHTENPSYRDVCRGDTGHAEAVRVWYDSSRVRYRDLLDVFWRIHNPTTLNRQGADVGSQYRSAIFTHSPEQEREAQRSLQKEDRNTRRDIVTQIEPAGPFYRAEEYHQQYTEKHGGGCHL
- a CDS encoding glycine zipper 2TM domain-containing protein, encoding MKKSVIVSAGLAAVLAFTSGCFVSSRSGQVYSRDQARQIHQVEEGTVKAVRPVTIEGSRTPVGAIAGGVLGGALGRNIGSGGGRDLATAAGAVGGAAAGAAAEQQLTKKKGLEITVELDSGRNVTVVQEADVQFSPGERVRVLTAGDGSARVTK
- a CDS encoding MauE/DoxX family redox-associated membrane protein, which produces MKKIKRMPEGTGAAGRMAVLVAWIMATLFLYSGVVKIADPPAFARALFRYRLLPDAAVNPAALWIPWIEVLAGGALFFSHTRRAGLFLLLGLMTVFTAAVTVLLVRGKSIPCGCFDPTGGMETGWVLLIRNAAIMIVLAGLFFRGERRTRA
- a CDS encoding rhodanese-like domain-containing protein, with the protein product MIVFPMNRYDLRQAGLLLLASVLCAVVSNAVRSEPLSPVRDEGPVDRRALDAGLDVVGVEEVQRWIGRDGVTFVDVRPCEDGRRGHLPGAVPVPRQPEGKLALCASGDRLVFYCSGSRCEDALRAALDFRASGCTRVAVFAGGMEAWAERGGEAKRMPGAGDEED
- a CDS encoding protein-disulfide reductase DsbD family protein; amino-acid sequence: MKHMPLLLMILAAAAGHAQPQVPFEAEGSVTRRDGERAVRVEITIPDGHVLYAKEFAVRERGGAALKPLEAPDPVMAEDPFTGERKRVYKESFSLTVPYPGSGALEVDLFGCNDKVCFPPVTVDLALEGGADPAGAPAEAGADDGSPWRAALEQFRERERAVGYMKPDPFLEFLREEGALAEEEKGAWGTFLSSPRSFFETFGWGWTLVLILVGGAALNLTPCVLPVIPVNLAIIGAGARAGSRLQGFLLGGTYGLGIALVYGALGLLVVLTGSQFGTLNASPVFNVAIAVLFLVLALAMFDVFTIDLSRFQKSGPAAGGRHGAARYFAALGMGAVAALLAGACVAPVVLAVLLLAGDLYAGGIGIGLFLPFALGLGMALPWPFAGAGLSFLPKPGGWMTVVRNLFGVLILGLALYYGYTGYRLWQQRASSLAAAETGAEAAPAAENRALAEQLRTALRGGRPVLIDFWATWCKNCTAMEETTFKEERVEEALRRFEMIRYQAEDPSAPATKAVLDELDVKGLPTYVILEPR